CCCGTCTAAAGCTGTCTTTTCATTCACGCTGCCGCGGTTAAATACCTTAGTTACTCCTCTCAGCAGTAGCACGGGCCCACCCCCCCAGGGTCATAATCTGCTTCTTGAAGCCGAAGCGCGGTACCGTTAAAGCCAGGACCACCAACGCGGCGGTAACCAGTTTCAAGTCCGTGGTCTTTAGTCCCATCCGCAGCACAATGGCGATGATCACCCGGTAGAC
The Clostridia bacterium genome window above contains:
- a CDS encoding ABC transporter permease; the protein is VYRVIIAIVLRMGLKTTDLKLVTAALVVLALTVPRFGFKKQIMTLGGWARATAERSN